The following DNA comes from Macaca thibetana thibetana isolate TM-01 chromosome 14, ASM2454274v1, whole genome shotgun sequence.
atgaaaagacatggacTAAGCATGTAAGTCCTGTATTCTTTAGGGCATGTTGATTCTTTGTCCATTAGCTTTGGTAAAAACCGTATCTCTGTCCCCAAGGGACTGAGTGAACCTTGTGAAGTAAAAGATGAAGCTCCCAGATTAGGATCTGGGAAGGCAGCTTGGATACCTTCTAGTTGTCATCCTTGGACACCTGGTGCAAGCTTGTCCAGCCCATGGCCCACAGGTTGcttgtggcccaggatggcttcgaacgtggcccaacacaaatttgtaaactttcttaaaacattatgagatatttttgtgattttttttttaactcatcagATATTATTAGTGTTAgcgtattttatgtgtggcccaagacaattcttattCCATtgtagcccagggaagccaaaagattggctATCCCTGCATCTGCAGACTCTCCCACAGATTCTTCAGTGGCCTAGTAGTCAGGCCTGTAAGCACCGGCAGTCTCAGACAGCTTACAGACACCCATTGGCTTGCGGGTTCCCCAGGGATGAAAATCTGGTGTTTGGATCTCTGCATGTTTGTACAATACCTTCAAGAGTATGCATATCACACTagggcagggagggaagaggagaccTAATTTTGGCTTCTTCACTACGAACCTTTGACAAGCTGGGCAGAGCTGGTCTGTGTGATCTGGAGAGCCTCAGGGGATGTCTGAGGTCACTGTGGGAAGGCATGAGGCTGTACCCAGACCTAAGGCACTGATTACATGGGAAAATCCTCAGTCTACGCCTTTTGGGAGGACAGTGGCCCTAAATGGTATCTTGCCTTCCTCAGCACAGACCTATAGCACCCAGATCCTCTGAGGGGCAACTGGGCTGTTTACTCACTCATTTTTCTCATCCTGGATGGTGTCAGACAGAGGCTTGTTCCTGGTTtcaggaagaaggaggaaagcaAAGCCGGAGATGAAGGGGAAGACTCCATAGATGATCCAGGGCAGGGGTGGAGAATATACACTTACGATGATCATGAGGGGAGCCAGGGCTCCTGCAATATTAGCAAAGGTTGCATTGATTCCCATAGCTCTTGCCCTTTGAGTGGAAACAGCAATACAAGAATATCTGTTAAAAATCCACACAGGCAATTTGTGATTTATCATTTTGCTCTCATTATGGGGAAACATTTAGACACACAGAGGTGACGAAATACTCCTGTGTTtgaaattttcacttttatttgctGGCAATTAATTTTTCAGGTCACAAGTGCATTAGATGCATTTTCATCATCTAGGAAATACTGCTATCCTTTAGCACCAACCTCTTAGGTGACTCAGAAGGTTATGTGGGATGCTATAATACATCAAAGGACTTAACACAGTGGCGAAAACTCAGCTTGAGATAAAGTTGGTCTATAATTATTTGTGTTTATGACtgttacaatttattttcttaactaaCCAGTCTTAGATTTCTTCCCGCAAAAAGTGTCAATTATCTGAGAAAGGTCCATTTTGAGCCTAACAGAGCATACATAAGGTTTCGTACCTGATTACGGTGGGAATTACTTCATTTCCATGGGCAAAAGCAAGGGTATCGGCAAGGGAAGACGCTCCTAAGCCCAGCGTTGCCAAAACCTCATGCAGCATCTGCATTTCTGGAGAAAGGAAGAACACAAGGCCTTAGGAAATTTCAGCTGAAGGAATCAGCATCCCCCAAGCTAGAAGTGAAAAGGACTGTATTGGAGGTGTTCGCAAGGTTAAAATGTACTGTCAGGAAACTGCACAGGGGCAAAGAATGTGCAGTGGCTGATAGCTGAGAAACGTGATTTATCTTCACCTTGTGGCTTAAACAGTGAATAAAAAGGATCTGAGCTATTGCTTCACTTCTCACTATGTATCAGAGATACGCCATAGCAAGAGAGAGGCATGTAAGTTGAGCTgaatgctttttcatttattccGTCCAGGGACTCCTCTGCCTAGCTGGTAGAACTGTCATGTGTGCAATACTTGGGAGTGTAAGACCCATCCATGTTCTCCTGGCCTTTAAAACCTAGGTACATACACAGTATTGACATGGGGCTAGGGTTGCAGAAGAGAGTCATAAAAGATCAGGAGTCCTATGTTAGGAGAGAAGCTAGAGAGTATCAGTGTTTTAAGGATCAGGAATAAGGACCtcgaaaagaggaaaaaagtcagACTTTAGAAAGCATTGAAGGGAAGTTTCAGAGCCTTGTTTCTATCCAGCTGAAGAAATCCCGTAATAGCCTCATGACACTGGAGGGTTCTGTTGCTTTGTAGCACACTTGGATCATTGCTGGCATTCAAGAAGGGGAGTGGAGCACACCAATCTGGGATCCTGTTAAATACATTACTACACTAAGAGTTAGGTGAAGACTGGTGGCCACCTGGGTTCCCTTACTTATTACATATGATcagttaatttcttaaaatagaatCTACAAGAGGCTATTAACTgacaatttcttcatttctactgTACAGTTCTTTACATAAAGATGGGGCACTTTTGTTCCCTTGAAGTCAAGATGACTCCCCTAAACCAGGATTGTAGTTAAGGTGACCTAATACAAGGCCCACAAGTAGATACATGGGAATTGGGATACTTTGTCACTGAAGCTGTAGTAATAAGAAAGAGCCCGGACAGAGGAAGTAGTAGTATTATGTCCTCATGTTGGGAAACAATGACAAGGCCTATACCTCAATACTCATTTAAATAAGTTTGATCGGCCAAAGAGTAAGTAAGTGATTGCTGTTGTAGAGAAACCGTCAGAAATAAATGGCTTCAGTTTCTTAGTATTTCTTGAATATGATGAGGACAACCATATAATAGAGCCAACCTTTACTCATCTGTGACTCGTTTTCCAGCAACTTGTGGCAGAATCTGTCCCAAATCCCCAGATTATTGTCAGGAAATCCTGAGAACCCAAATCTCCCTTTCCTTCTGGCTTCAGATAGGTGTGACCAGTACAATCCctgagaagagagggaaaggcattttctttcttccacctGTGATCTTTTCTCACCTTGTGGCACAAGTATGATGGCCAGAAGGCAGATTGCCAGGAGGAACATGAGAAGCATCTGGCTTGCTCGACGGTTCATGTATTTCAGTGCCCAAGGTGCAACACAATTGGCCAAGAGGATGACTGCACCAAAGAGAGTCTGCAACAGGAAAACATTATTCCCCAGATGCTGGACGTTGAGATTAAGGCCAAAATAGGCCATGAAGTTTGCAAATCTGTGGTGATTAAAAAGGAAAGGCACATATTATAATCCGTGCAGCCTACATCCTACAAATGAGAATAATATTGGCCCAGGCAGCTAGGGATTGTTAAAGTATAAAGGCTGGGTCTATTGCGTGGAATATTTTCTtgcaatgtgattttaaaaaatctattaagtGACAATGATAACATTATGGAACTCTTTGTGAAGAAGTTATTAATACTAGACAAGAGGCTGGAAG
Coding sequences within:
- the SLC22A9 gene encoding organic anion transporter 7 gives rise to the protein MAYFGLNLNVQHLGNNVFLLQTLFGAVILLANCVAPWALKYMNRRASQMLLMFLLAICLLAIILVPQEMQMLHEVLATLGLGASSLADTLAFAHGNEVIPTVIRARAMGINATFANIAGALAPLMIIVSVYSPPLPWIIYGVFPFISGFAFLLLPETRNKPLSDTIQDEKNERKDSREPKQEGPSMEVTQF